Within the Zerene cesonia ecotype Mississippi chromosome 10, Zerene_cesonia_1.1, whole genome shotgun sequence genome, the region GTCTATCTTAGAAGAATCATCGTTGAAGCTCATAATGGATGAATATCAAGGTGAATAATCTAATTAATGATTGttcataaatatgtaagttgtttatttattattgtccGTTGTTTGATATTACAGAGTTAGAAGACTTGGAAGGACACGTATGGGATATAATAGACGATCTTTTACACGAAGTTGCGGTAAGCGTTCCTAcctaatttgttataattattattgaaaatataaacaagttcaaacaatttttaatttttagaaaatctGTAAATCTGAAAGTGTAACACTATTGGAAAACGGTACTGTTTCAAGAAGCAATAGTTACATTTCGATTTCTAGTAATAAACCTAGCCTAAGTTCTGGTATTCAAGATGAAGGTAGTATTCACGATGAAATTACACATcagttaaatgaaatattgagCATAGATGAACCTGATTTAGAAGAACCGTTAACCTATGAAAATCAATCAGATAGAATAAAACTAATCACCGAAATGACCGTTTCGATTTTATCCGATGTTATTGATCAGACAGTAGCTAGCGATTTGGAGGATCAAATAAGTTTAGAAAATTTCACCATATCCTTAATCGACACGATAATAGAAAAGATTTTAAGTAAAACCCTTTATaataatgacaataaaatatatactgtaaACGAAAGTCTCTATAATGCTGAATCTGTTGGGAATATAACAAACATGAGCGTTAAAAGTGAAACTTACGAAGaattaaatgacataaaaGCAGAAACAAATGACGCGTCGACAATGGAGCATATTATTATGGAAGCGTTACCGACAGACCTCAGAAAAACAGAGTCAAAAAGCGATAAGGATGTCATTAGCAAGGaaataacaatagaaaacGAAGATA harbors:
- the LOC119829518 gene encoding uncharacterized protein LOC119829518, coding for MDEYQELEDLEGHVWDIIDDLLHEVAKICKSESVTLLENGTVSRSNSYISISSNKPSLSSGIQDEGSIHDEITHQLNEILSIDEPDLEEPLTYENQSDRIKLITEMTVSILSDVIDQTVASDLEDQISLENFTISLIDTIIEKILSKTLYNNDNKIYTVNESLYNAESVGNITNMSVKSETYEELNDIKAETNDASTMEHIIMEALPTDLRKTESKSDKDVISKEITIENEDINQENISETTDDSFKKVKFSDINIDINSKIMQRFDDR